One Gammaproteobacteria bacterium DNA window includes the following coding sequences:
- a CDS encoding AAA family ATPase, translating into MNFKQALSANQLYTRCDTSLFNFETTVELAPLADPLGQERAIAAINFGVGIPQEGYNLYVLGKSGVGKRHLLQGVIEPIAKNASTPSEWAYLYNFDDPQHPICISLPPGTGIQLRSDLKNFCEELFHAIRAAFRSEVYSSQEKHIEASYRKRENEAFIKLEKSAHKKNIAFLRTENGFAFAPVRDNHVIEPHEFQKLPEDQQRQINDDIDSLQSKLQVLVETLPLWQQEARQHYKELAAKTARLAVSYLIDNLKDKYHTHHHLTDFFNRIEQDIVDNIDVFRRPEVIEAGISETTDPQKFPPIKHYQINLLTDRSSIQGAPVHYVDHPTHDNLIGKTEYLSHMGTLVTDYTLIRPGALHHANGGYLIIDAHKLLTQAHAWEALKRALTSGEIVIQSLAQDLGLISTVSLEPEPIPLRTKVILLGERDLYYLLAEHDPDFEQLFKVAVDVEDQIARTADNTGAFAKLIASVARQHHLLPFHRSAVARIIEHSARHIEHAHKISIHMGLIIDVMVESSYWAKLQKASTVDATHVETAIRQQDYRHGRIPERLQEGIIDGTTLIDTTGSAIGQINALTVIGYGSRIFGLPSRVTATARAGDGKLLDIEHEADLGGEIHTKGVLIFSHFMAARYATHKSFSVSASVGFEQSYGGVEGDSASAAELCAVLSAIANIPLKQNLAVTGSINQHGMIQVIGGINEKIEGFFDICVKRGLTGDQGVIVPRHNIQHLMLKQEVITAVEQEKFHIFAVDHIDEMLELFTGMSAGQRDENGEFPEDSFNYAVEEALIKMAEQIHPPDSKDDDEDEEDEDEEDEEKNVSSDDSSSPEKTGEDKAAPDNDPQKPDEQPDTK; encoded by the coding sequence ATGAACTTCAAACAAGCGCTTTCCGCGAATCAGCTCTATACCCGTTGTGATACCTCACTTTTCAATTTCGAAACCACTGTCGAACTTGCCCCCCTGGCCGATCCACTGGGACAGGAACGCGCGATTGCGGCGATAAATTTCGGCGTGGGCATTCCGCAAGAAGGATATAACCTATATGTACTGGGAAAATCCGGTGTTGGGAAGCGTCATCTGCTACAAGGCGTTATTGAGCCGATAGCAAAAAACGCATCGACGCCGTCAGAATGGGCCTATCTCTACAATTTCGACGACCCCCAACACCCCATCTGTATAAGTCTGCCGCCAGGTACTGGCATTCAGCTACGCAGCGATTTAAAGAATTTTTGTGAAGAACTCTTTCATGCCATACGCGCCGCATTTCGAAGCGAGGTTTACAGCTCCCAGGAAAAACACATCGAGGCCAGTTATCGCAAACGTGAGAATGAGGCCTTTATCAAACTCGAAAAGAGCGCCCACAAAAAAAATATCGCCTTCCTGCGCACGGAGAATGGGTTTGCATTTGCACCCGTACGTGATAACCACGTCATTGAACCTCACGAGTTTCAAAAACTCCCCGAGGATCAACAGCGGCAGATAAATGATGACATTGATTCCTTGCAGAGCAAGTTACAGGTATTGGTTGAAACCCTACCCTTATGGCAACAAGAGGCACGCCAACACTACAAAGAACTGGCAGCAAAAACTGCACGTCTGGCCGTCAGCTATCTAATCGACAATTTGAAAGACAAATATCATACACATCACCACCTCACCGATTTTTTCAATCGCATTGAACAGGATATCGTTGACAATATCGACGTTTTTCGTCGCCCGGAAGTTATCGAAGCCGGAATAAGTGAAACAACCGATCCACAAAAATTTCCGCCTATAAAACATTATCAGATTAATCTGTTGACGGACCGTAGCAGTATACAAGGAGCGCCTGTCCACTATGTAGATCACCCGACCCACGATAACCTCATCGGTAAGACAGAATATCTGTCTCACATGGGTACATTAGTCACAGATTATACGCTTATACGTCCCGGCGCCCTGCATCACGCCAACGGTGGGTATCTCATCATTGATGCTCACAAATTGCTGACCCAGGCACACGCCTGGGAGGCCCTGAAGCGCGCACTGACTTCAGGTGAAATCGTTATTCAATCTCTTGCGCAAGACCTCGGACTGATCAGTACAGTTTCACTTGAACCAGAACCTATTCCCTTGCGTACTAAAGTCATTCTGTTAGGCGAGCGAGATCTGTACTATTTACTCGCTGAACACGATCCCGATTTCGAACAACTGTTCAAGGTTGCCGTCGATGTGGAAGATCAGATTGCACGCACGGCTGACAATACTGGTGCATTCGCCAAACTCATTGCTTCGGTTGCACGGCAGCATCACTTGCTGCCATTTCATCGCAGCGCAGTGGCACGCATCATTGAACACAGCGCACGCCATATTGAACATGCTCACAAGATCAGCATACATATGGGGCTAATCATTGATGTGATGGTCGAGTCCAGCTATTGGGCCAAACTACAAAAGGCCAGCACTGTCGACGCCACTCATGTAGAGACTGCGATTCGTCAACAGGATTACCGCCATGGGCGAATACCTGAGCGCCTGCAGGAAGGCATCATTGATGGCACCACTTTAATCGACACCACAGGCAGCGCGATCGGGCAAATCAATGCTTTGACCGTTATCGGTTACGGTAGCCGAATCTTCGGACTACCCTCGCGCGTCACCGCCACAGCCCGTGCCGGAGACGGGAAATTACTCGATATTGAACATGAAGCCGATCTCGGTGGTGAGATACACACCAAAGGTGTCTTGATTTTTTCGCACTTTATGGCGGCGAGATATGCCACACACAAATCGTTTTCGGTATCGGCCAGCGTTGGTTTTGAGCAGTCATATGGCGGCGTTGAAGGCGACAGTGCATCGGCTGCTGAGTTATGTGCCGTGTTATCTGCCATTGCCAATATCCCGCTCAAACAAAATCTTGCGGTAACGGGATCTATCAATCAACACGGCATGATTCAAGTCATCGGCGGCATAAACGAAAAAATAGAAGGCTTTTTTGATATCTGCGTCAAACGCGGTCTGACTGGTGATCAGGGCGTCATCGTGCCACGCCACAATATTCAGCACCTGATGCTCAAACAGGAAGTCATAACGGCTGTTGAGCAGGAAAAATTTCACATCTTCGCAGTTGATCACATCGACGAAATGCTCGAGCTCTTCACCGGCATGAGCGCCGGACAACGCGATGAAAACGGTGAATTTCCTGAAGACAGTTTTAATTACGCCGTCGAAGAAGCCTTGATCAAAATGGCCGAACAGATTCATCCACCAGATAGCAAAGACGATGATGAAGACGAGGAGGATGAGGACGAAGAAGATGAGGAAAAGAATGTTTCCTCTGACGACAGTTCATCGCCGGAAAAAACTGGGGAAGATAAAGCAGCACCAGACAATGATCCGCAAAAACCCGATGAACAACCGGATACTAAGTGA
- the gluQRS gene encoding tRNA glutamyl-Q(34) synthetase GluQRS, with translation MQHSEPLYRGRFAPSPTGPLHIGSLIAATASYLDAKSRHGQWLIRIEDIDPPREVAGAADNILRVLEQFGFEWDEDVVYQSRRGALYEEAISELTKKHLVYFCQCSRKDIAASATHGLNGPIYPGTCRDAIPTHQQGALRFETKDQSITFDDAICGKITQNVARDSGDFVIKRNDGLYAYQLAVVVDDAEQQITHVVRGRDILDLTPGQILLQQALKLDTVHYAHFPVITNALGQKLSKQTGAPPVGAKNPVSTLLDCLRFLGQAAPVELGDATLDEFWIWAISNWNLANTVTTCRDQPQ, from the coding sequence ATGCAACACAGCGAGCCTCTTTATCGCGGACGATTTGCCCCCTCACCCACAGGCCCTCTGCACATAGGCTCACTCATTGCAGCTACCGCCAGCTATCTCGACGCAAAATCCCGGCATGGTCAATGGCTGATACGCATCGAAGACATTGACCCGCCGCGCGAAGTCGCAGGCGCTGCCGACAACATTTTACGCGTACTGGAACAATTCGGTTTCGAATGGGATGAAGATGTTGTCTATCAAAGTCGACGCGGCGCGCTGTACGAAGAGGCCATCAGCGAATTAACGAAAAAACATCTCGTGTATTTTTGCCAGTGTTCACGCAAGGACATTGCGGCTAGTGCCACACATGGTTTAAACGGCCCTATTTACCCGGGCACTTGTCGTGATGCCATACCCACCCATCAGCAAGGAGCCCTGCGATTCGAGACTAAGGATCAAAGCATCACATTTGATGATGCAATCTGTGGAAAAATCACCCAAAACGTGGCACGAGATAGTGGTGATTTCGTTATCAAACGAAACGATGGACTCTACGCCTATCAACTCGCCGTCGTTGTCGATGATGCGGAACAACAAATCACTCACGTGGTTCGCGGCCGCGATATTCTCGATCTCACGCCCGGACAGATTTTACTGCAACAGGCACTCAAGTTAGATACCGTTCACTACGCCCATTTCCCCGTAATCACAAACGCACTGGGACAAAAACTTAGCAAGCAAACCGGCGCACCTCCGGTGGGTGCAAAAAATCCGGTTTCGACCTTATTGGACTGCCTACGCTTTCTCGGCCAGGCAGCGCCTGTAGAATTAGGTGATGCTACTCTCGACGAATTCTGGATTTGGGCGATATCCAACTGGAATCTTGCAAACACAGTCACCACCTGTCGCGACCAGCCGCAATAA
- a CDS encoding S8 family serine peptidase — protein MNRQGLVRMRGLFVALLLLVACDPAPPPHNRNDSDGQFRAAVIINCDNSCDYVSQHIQLSGGRVRQRYRNVPALSAEIDPNTLASLSALVGKSAILRDRILANPRPAERYALSPAQSRDANLIDLNRFNTLGASNVTPTNFSYNNVLTGAATAHQNGIRGQDVIVAVIDSGVANNPEVVPVLADTVIGGENFVDDPEEPSATSTLNDHHGTWVSTMIAGHGGIMLPPDTELAQAVKRYAPESIIPVDTTNSVIPMFGTAPDAKIYALKTFPANGDGTPSSVVIGAMDRVLTLKTNFLNGKPSEPIAGDGSEDRPFVYDSLDIKVVNMSLGGPTLFAGREIDDILTEKLLAVGVVVVTAAGNEGYAAITGASPGTGIGSIAVGAANPPKHERILRDMQNGPGNGADFRPTDHIQIASFSSRGPTADGRPGIDIVANGFASFVQGPDGHVSMVSGTSLSSPTIAGAAALLSGAYPELSAEQIRIALIEGSNPDLIGGRPGMNDQGQGFVDIQNSIAMIEAGTLPSLLPTQPYAAPNTLIREILTSNGYPVIRFTRADNYRARIILEPGEVKQFFLEIEPDVHDVTLNIETITPELPAAKQNVLFGDDLMVTFVDSPTSVDDTRLREFLSNPSEFNIAHPQPGVVRLAFMGDWTNIGNISADFSITLNREARPEPVVTGVLVDKQQDEYIFTVTPEMTQIVLDLSWAADWRFYPSHDLDLILFDPNGEINIDGATLAAPEIVFIENPIPGEWKLKVEGYLLHDMQDEYMISSQDQDGQPIAITPVGSVPATPPADPAPAPLNRPGSR, from the coding sequence GTGAATAGACAGGGTCTGGTCCGCATGCGCGGTTTATTTGTCGCCTTGTTGCTGCTGGTTGCCTGCGACCCTGCGCCACCACCACATAACAGAAATGATAGCGACGGCCAGTTTCGTGCCGCAGTTATTATCAACTGCGACAACAGCTGCGATTATGTTAGCCAGCATATTCAACTTAGTGGTGGGCGCGTTCGTCAGCGTTACCGAAATGTTCCCGCCCTCAGCGCCGAAATAGACCCCAATACACTCGCCTCCCTGTCTGCCCTGGTAGGCAAAAGCGCGATACTTCGTGACCGTATTCTGGCAAATCCTCGTCCAGCTGAACGCTATGCCTTGTCGCCGGCCCAGTCGAGAGACGCCAATCTAATCGATTTGAATCGTTTTAATACCTTGGGGGCTAGCAATGTCACACCAACAAATTTTAGCTATAACAATGTATTAACCGGCGCCGCTACGGCTCACCAGAACGGTATCCGCGGCCAGGACGTTATTGTTGCGGTTATCGACAGCGGTGTCGCCAATAATCCCGAGGTCGTCCCGGTGTTGGCAGACACTGTTATTGGTGGCGAGAATTTCGTCGACGATCCGGAAGAACCATCGGCCACCAGTACGCTAAACGATCATCACGGCACCTGGGTCAGCACCATGATAGCGGGACACGGCGGGATCATGTTGCCACCCGACACCGAACTGGCGCAGGCCGTCAAGCGATACGCCCCGGAAAGTATAATCCCCGTCGATACCACGAATTCAGTCATTCCAATGTTTGGCACTGCGCCAGACGCCAAAATTTATGCCCTAAAGACCTTTCCGGCCAATGGCGACGGAACACCGAGCTCGGTGGTAATTGGCGCTATGGATCGAGTTTTGACCTTGAAAACGAATTTCCTCAACGGGAAGCCCTCGGAACCCATCGCCGGTGACGGTAGCGAAGATCGACCCTTTGTATACGACTCGCTTGACATCAAAGTAGTCAATATGAGTCTTGGTGGTCCGACATTATTCGCGGGTCGGGAGATCGACGATATTCTCACTGAAAAACTGCTCGCTGTTGGCGTTGTGGTCGTCACTGCAGCGGGTAACGAAGGTTATGCCGCGATAACTGGCGCTAGCCCCGGTACCGGCATTGGCTCTATCGCAGTCGGTGCCGCCAATCCACCCAAGCATGAGCGCATCCTGCGCGATATGCAGAACGGACCAGGAAATGGCGCGGATTTTCGCCCGACTGATCACATTCAGATTGCCAGTTTCAGTTCGCGCGGCCCGACAGCCGATGGCCGACCGGGTATCGATATCGTTGCCAACGGTTTTGCCTCTTTCGTACAGGGTCCGGATGGCCATGTGAGCATGGTTTCAGGGACTTCATTGTCGTCTCCAACCATCGCTGGGGCGGCAGCATTGCTCTCTGGAGCCTACCCTGAGTTGAGCGCTGAACAAATCCGTATCGCCTTGATTGAAGGGAGTAATCCCGACCTGATTGGGGGACGCCCCGGTATGAACGACCAGGGCCAGGGCTTTGTTGATATTCAGAATTCGATTGCCATGATAGAAGCGGGAACGCTGCCCAGCCTACTACCCACACAACCCTATGCTGCGCCAAACACCCTGATTCGCGAAATCCTGACCAGCAATGGTTATCCAGTAATCCGTTTTACCCGCGCCGATAATTACCGCGCACGCATCATTCTGGAACCAGGTGAAGTTAAACAGTTTTTCCTGGAAATTGAGCCTGATGTCCACGACGTTACCCTGAACATCGAAACCATCACGCCAGAGTTACCTGCCGCTAAACAAAATGTCTTGTTTGGTGATGATTTGATGGTGACCTTTGTTGATTCGCCTACCTCGGTTGATGACACGAGGTTGCGTGAGTTCCTCTCGAATCCATCAGAGTTCAATATTGCCCACCCACAACCCGGTGTGGTGCGTTTGGCCTTTATGGGGGACTGGACCAATATCGGTAATATCAGCGCCGATTTCTCTATCACGCTTAATCGAGAAGCCAGACCCGAGCCGGTTGTAACCGGCGTACTAGTGGACAAACAACAGGATGAGTACATCTTCACAGTTACGCCGGAGATGACACAAATTGTTTTGGATCTCTCCTGGGCAGCCGACTGGCGGTTCTATCCATCGCATGATCTTGATCTCATCCTTTTCGATCCGAATGGTGAAATCAACATCGATGGCGCTACCCTGGCGGCACCTGAGATCGTGTTTATCGAAAACCCCATTCCCGGAGAGTGGAAGCTAAAAGTTGAGGGCTATCTATTACACGATATGCAGGATGAGTACATGATAAGCAGCCAGGATCAGGACGGGCAACCGATCGCAATAACACCGGTTGGATCGGTTCCAGCAACACCTCCTGCCGACCCAGCACCTGCGCCACTAAACCGGCCGGGTTCGCGCTAG
- a CDS encoding cytochrome C: MVQGRRTYPIKGVINPLDSDRDTKTVSRVYLFLPLFILLFCVLATPSASASQWMTYVDLSSLHNHNKDSECQHCHNGADASPKPVSHVMSSDQCQSCHDSAAWIPAKFDHEDTQMACDSCHNNFVATGAPSDHPAVPETCDACHMSIAWTPVTQTFADVLPPDIVASQPRLASRALRTVRPGALFDHTGIVDPCSTCHDGVQATGKSPTHIDSTQVCDACHTTVTWRPPKRVDHDQVVGACINCHDGVIARGKTATHINTTDNCGGCHTVFAFRPIPSVNHDEVVGTCLDCHNNAISIGKPATHIPASDSCETCHTTISFRAGTVVDHSQVQDVCVTCHNGTTAAGMPSFHVPASNECGACHGTPPSGWRPVITVDHAQVIGACDRCHNGTLVMGKGANHANTTDLCDACHTVQAWKPALATIDHTQVIGGCQSCHNGTIATTKSNLHIATTDNCDACHNSTAWVPPTTVDHNEVIGVCSTCHNTTLAIGKPRGHINTTDLCDTCHSTTGWVPVLTVDHNQVIGICFDCHNNSVALGKPANHLQSSDTCDNCHDTTAFSPAIFAHENVAGICATCHNGTSVTGKSPQHIPTTDQCDACHNFTAWVPTVAVDHSQVLGQCIDCHNNAIVAGKPQIHIATSDICDACHNTAPGAWVPVITVDHAEVIGQCIDCHNNTAAIGIPNGHINTTTNCGACHSTSTWTPVILVDHNEVVGACGTCHNNTIAQGKGPKHIPVGDACEACHSVTAWMPAVTVDHAQVQGACAACHNNTLARGKSANHPQTTDLCEACHSTTSFSPAIAVDHNEVLGNCVSCHNNRIAQGKPGNHIQTTDVCDACHSTATWSPVILVDHAQLQPGTACATCHNGSVARGKSAGHIASTDVCGACHNTSAWSPVTNVDHDQLLQGATCATCHNGSIAQGKGRSHIATTDRCEACHNPRSWSPFTVDHVEVLGSCSSCHTQPASHPNTTDVCEACHDVAPTPWFQILTVDHTQVLGSCFDCHDGVIATGKSAAHIFSTDICEACHNTTAWAPVFTVDHNEVLGTCETCHAAPADHVAAGVTAGCEACHSTTTWLNPTADLPAPAGAPAPAPAPAGGGGGGGGGGGGHM, translated from the coding sequence ATGGTACAGGGAAGGCGCACATACCCGATTAAGGGTGTGATCAATCCGCTCGATTCTGACCGTGATACTAAAACCGTATCGCGCGTTTACCTGTTTTTGCCACTTTTCATTTTGCTTTTCTGCGTACTCGCTACCCCCTCGGCCTCAGCCTCGCAATGGATGACTTACGTCGATCTGTCCTCGCTTCACAATCACAACAAAGACAGCGAATGCCAGCATTGCCACAACGGCGCAGATGCCTCCCCAAAACCCGTTAGCCATGTGATGAGCAGCGATCAATGCCAGAGCTGTCACGATAGCGCTGCGTGGATACCAGCGAAATTTGATCACGAAGATACCCAGATGGCTTGCGATAGTTGCCATAACAATTTCGTCGCCACCGGTGCACCGTCAGATCACCCGGCTGTCCCTGAGACCTGCGACGCCTGCCACATGAGTATTGCCTGGACCCCGGTTACCCAGACGTTTGCTGATGTGCTTCCCCCTGACATTGTAGCCTCTCAACCTCGACTCGCTTCTCGTGCACTTCGTACCGTCCGCCCCGGCGCATTATTCGACCACACTGGCATCGTCGATCCATGTAGTACCTGCCATGACGGCGTGCAGGCGACAGGAAAATCACCGACGCATATTGATTCCACGCAAGTCTGTGACGCCTGCCATACTACGGTGACCTGGCGTCCACCAAAGCGCGTCGACCATGATCAGGTTGTTGGCGCCTGTATTAACTGTCACGACGGTGTTATAGCACGAGGCAAAACAGCAACACACATAAACACGACGGATAATTGCGGCGGTTGTCACACAGTCTTTGCGTTCAGGCCAATACCATCGGTCAATCATGATGAAGTTGTTGGGACATGTCTTGATTGCCACAACAACGCAATTTCTATTGGCAAACCTGCTACGCATATTCCAGCCTCGGATTCGTGCGAAACCTGCCATACCACGATTTCTTTCCGCGCCGGTACCGTTGTCGACCACTCACAGGTTCAGGATGTGTGCGTTACCTGTCATAACGGTACAACAGCCGCAGGAATGCCCAGCTTTCACGTTCCGGCATCCAACGAGTGCGGTGCCTGCCACGGTACCCCACCCTCTGGATGGCGTCCGGTGATTACCGTAGACCACGCACAAGTCATTGGCGCGTGTGATCGTTGCCATAACGGTACCCTGGTAATGGGTAAAGGCGCCAATCACGCGAACACCACTGACCTTTGTGATGCCTGCCATACCGTACAGGCATGGAAACCTGCGCTGGCCACGATTGATCACACACAGGTCATCGGTGGCTGTCAGAGTTGTCACAACGGCACGATTGCAACGACAAAATCGAATCTGCATATTGCTACTACCGACAATTGCGACGCCTGCCACAATTCCACGGCGTGGGTACCGCCTACAACAGTAGACCATAACGAAGTCATTGGGGTTTGTAGCACCTGCCACAACACCACACTGGCGATAGGCAAACCCAGAGGGCATATCAATACCACTGATTTGTGTGATACCTGCCATTCGACAACTGGCTGGGTGCCTGTTTTAACTGTTGACCACAATCAAGTCATCGGAATTTGTTTTGACTGCCACAACAATTCTGTAGCGCTTGGCAAACCGGCTAATCATTTGCAGAGTTCGGATACTTGCGACAACTGCCATGATACAACGGCCTTTTCACCTGCCATTTTTGCGCACGAAAATGTAGCCGGAATATGTGCAACCTGTCATAACGGCACAAGCGTAACAGGCAAGTCGCCTCAGCATATCCCCACCACGGACCAATGCGATGCCTGTCATAATTTCACTGCCTGGGTTCCCACGGTTGCCGTCGATCACTCCCAGGTATTGGGACAATGTATCGATTGCCATAACAACGCCATTGTTGCAGGTAAACCGCAGATCCATATTGCGACCAGTGATATTTGTGATGCCTGCCATAACACAGCGCCTGGAGCCTGGGTGCCAGTTATCACAGTTGATCACGCCGAAGTCATAGGCCAATGTATAGACTGTCACAACAATACCGCCGCCATCGGTATACCAAATGGCCACATTAACACCACAACCAATTGCGGTGCCTGCCACTCCACCAGTACCTGGACGCCGGTAATTTTGGTCGATCATAACGAAGTGGTTGGCGCATGCGGTACCTGTCATAACAACACTATCGCGCAAGGCAAAGGTCCAAAGCATATTCCTGTGGGAGACGCTTGCGAGGCATGTCATTCCGTTACGGCATGGATGCCTGCAGTGACCGTGGATCACGCACAGGTACAAGGTGCTTGCGCGGCCTGTCATAACAACACCCTGGCCCGTGGAAAATCCGCAAACCATCCACAGACAACTGACTTGTGTGAAGCCTGTCATTCAACAACCAGTTTTTCGCCAGCAATTGCCGTTGATCACAACGAAGTGCTCGGTAATTGCGTAAGCTGTCATAACAATAGAATTGCCCAAGGCAAGCCTGGCAACCACATCCAGACTACAGACGTTTGCGATGCGTGCCACTCGACTGCGACCTGGTCACCGGTCATACTCGTTGACCACGCTCAGTTACAACCGGGAACTGCGTGCGCGACCTGTCACAATGGTTCGGTGGCAAGAGGTAAATCTGCTGGACATATCGCATCAACCGATGTTTGTGGTGCATGTCACAACACCTCTGCCTGGTCGCCAGTAACCAATGTCGACCACGATCAGTTGCTACAAGGAGCCACTTGCGCCACTTGTCACAACGGTTCAATTGCTCAAGGTAAAGGTCGGTCACACATTGCGACTACGGATCGTTGCGAGGCCTGCCACAACCCACGCTCATGGTCACCGTTTACCGTCGATCACGTTGAAGTATTAGGTAGCTGCTCCTCCTGTCATACCCAGCCAGCCAGTCATCCGAACACCACCGATGTGTGTGAAGCCTGTCATGATGTGGCGCCGACGCCTTGGTTCCAAATCCTGACCGTAGACCACACCCAGGTTTTGGGTAGCTGTTTTGATTGTCACGACGGCGTCATCGCTACGGGTAAGTCTGCCGCGCATATCTTTTCAACCGACATCTGCGAGGCCTGCCACAACACAACAGCTTGGGCACCGGTGTTCACCGTTGATCACAATGAAGTACTAGGCACCTGTGAAACTTGTCATGCCGCACCTGCAGACCACGTTGCTGCAGGCGTGACCGCTGGCTGTGAGGCTTGCCACTCAACCACGACCTGGTTGAACCCAACCGCAGATCTGCCTGCGCCTGCAGGCGCACCGGCACCAGCACCGGCACCAGCTGGAGGCGGCGGTGGCGGTGGCGGTGGTGGTGGCGGCCACATGTGA
- a CDS encoding VWA domain-containing protein, producing the protein MDIVLVVDGSGSMKVNDPKKVRIEAAKMFIGLLDKGDRVAVVSFADQAQTQVDLLSLESEDNKIKLVQAIESISTEGKLSNIHDALQNAYKKLKTSKRKEKLIILMSDGKMDVGERTKDIALLEKTLDTLTPAMARKNIKIYSIAFTKNSYIPLLKLAARDTNGHFTLMRDASQIHHVFENIFERGKNPDMVPMTGNSFIVDGSISEMTVVATKFHTDSFIALANPSGEDISTDQHDINTNWFNAKEFDLITIPNPAAGYWEIKFSEGGNRVYVKSDLTLEIDTPKKEIQTGRPFIVRAWLKKNNKTVSTGEKSTSSIFHVTATTPSGKIIKSKLKAGKGKNGIGQGEFNFEEEGLYKFNVYTRGQSLDREKSLFVTIRHTGLASPFEYLDKVDPELALAEETAMETPQIAVQVPAEQAPSTNKEPPAVATHTPAQVVATADKTAHQTPEQTPAKVDQHQKTVATPVQEQHAPAQADAAEHDPNANTEDGPDTEQASNPKEESEVDVSGAVIAFLVLNLGIGGLVGGWFLYKRQQTKKAEPQEMEKFENISAEAGKVDLSDDDDSGMVAEASTSTLLAEAANPEGEDEFAGLDLDIGAAEQELADPGKDNAA; encoded by the coding sequence ATGGATATCGTGCTCGTCGTCGACGGCTCCGGTAGCATGAAGGTAAATGACCCCAAAAAAGTCAGAATTGAGGCTGCAAAAATGTTCATCGGCTTGCTCGACAAAGGCGACCGCGTTGCCGTCGTCAGTTTTGCCGATCAAGCACAAACCCAAGTCGACCTGCTCAGCCTGGAATCTGAAGATAACAAAATCAAGCTTGTTCAAGCTATAGAAAGCATCAGCACAGAAGGAAAACTGAGTAATATTCATGATGCTCTACAAAATGCGTACAAGAAACTGAAAACGTCTAAACGCAAAGAGAAGCTCATCATTCTCATGTCAGACGGTAAAATGGATGTAGGTGAAAGAACAAAAGACATCGCGTTACTAGAGAAAACGCTAGACACACTAACACCGGCTATGGCGAGAAAAAACATCAAAATCTATTCTATCGCCTTCACTAAGAACTCTTATATCCCGTTACTAAAACTTGCAGCAAGAGACACCAATGGGCATTTCACATTGATGCGTGATGCCTCTCAAATTCATCATGTGTTTGAAAACATTTTTGAACGAGGAAAAAACCCGGACATGGTTCCCATGACGGGGAATAGTTTTATCGTTGATGGTTCCATCTCTGAAATGACAGTCGTCGCTACCAAATTCCACACCGATTCCTTTATCGCACTTGCCAATCCAAGCGGCGAAGATATTTCAACCGATCAACATGACATCAACACCAACTGGTTTAACGCAAAAGAGTTCGACCTGATAACTATTCCCAATCCAGCAGCAGGTTACTGGGAAATAAAGTTCAGCGAAGGTGGCAATCGCGTTTATGTTAAATCCGACCTTACGCTCGAAATTGACACACCAAAAAAGGAAATTCAGACCGGTCGCCCTTTTATCGTTCGTGCCTGGCTCAAGAAGAATAACAAAACTGTCTCCACCGGAGAAAAATCCACCTCTTCTATTTTTCATGTCACAGCAACGACTCCCAGCGGAAAAATAATCAAATCAAAATTGAAAGCTGGCAAAGGAAAAAACGGCATAGGCCAGGGAGAATTTAATTTTGAAGAAGAAGGTCTATATAAATTCAACGTCTATACTCGTGGACAGTCTTTGGACAGAGAAAAGTCTCTTTTTGTGACCATACGCCATACAGGTTTGGCTTCTCCGTTCGAATATCTCGACAAGGTCGATCCTGAACTGGCGCTCGCAGAAGAAACAGCTATGGAAACGCCTCAGATTGCAGTGCAAGTCCCTGCGGAACAAGCTCCGTCTACCAATAAAGAACCTCCTGCTGTAGCTACTCATACACCAGCGCAAGTTGTTGCGACTGCTGACAAAACGGCGCATCAAACGCCTGAACAAACGCCCGCGAAAGTTGATCAGCATCAGAAAACAGTCGCCACACCAGTACAAGAACAACACGCTCCTGCTCAAGCAGACGCAGCAGAACACGACCCAAATGCAAATACAGAAGACGGACCTGACACTGAGCAAGCCTCAAATCCAAAGGAGGAATCTGAAGTTGATGTTAGTGGTGCAGTCATTGCCTTTCTCGTCCTCAATCTTGGCATAGGAGGTCTTGTCGGCGGCTGGTTCTTGTACAAGCGACAACAGACAAAAAAAGCCGAACCGCAGGAAATGGAAAAGTTTGAAAATATTTCAGCCGAAGCAGGCAAGGTAGACTTGAGCGATGATGACGACAGTGGCATGGTGGCCGAAGCCAGCACTTCTACCTTATTAGCAGAAGCTGCCAACCCAGAAGGCGAAGATGAATTTGCCGGTCTGGATTTGGATATCGGCGCTGCAGAGCAGGAACTGGCAGATCCAGGAAAGGATAATGCGGCATGA